A DNA window from Actinokineospora baliensis contains the following coding sequences:
- a CDS encoding proteasome assembly chaperone family protein: MNPEELFEVDSDVPELTGAVLLHHFTGFMDAGSAGSTLVEHLLETHEHRVIARFDVDDLIDYRARRPVMTYDTDRWLDFDAPELAVRLLHDAVGTPFLLLTGPEPDRSWEAVVAAVRSLVERWGVRLAVGVHGIPMGVPHTRDLTVISHATRPELITERFPLSRVQVPGNLSALLELRLGQAGHDAMGFAAYVPHYLAQSTYPPAAVGLLTAVTAATDLIIGADPLREAARLAEAEVARQVAESPEIAEVVEALERQHDAYAESSQNLLVPDGEPVPSADELGAEFERFLAELPRDP; encoded by the coding sequence TTGAACCCGGAAGAGCTGTTCGAGGTCGACTCGGACGTCCCGGAGCTGACCGGCGCCGTGCTCCTGCACCACTTCACCGGCTTCATGGACGCGGGTTCGGCCGGGTCGACGCTGGTGGAGCACCTGCTGGAGACCCACGAGCACCGCGTGATCGCCCGCTTCGACGTCGACGACCTGATCGACTACCGGGCCCGGCGCCCGGTGATGACCTACGACACCGACCGCTGGCTGGACTTCGACGCGCCGGAGCTCGCGGTGCGCCTGCTGCACGACGCGGTCGGCACGCCGTTCCTGCTGCTCACCGGCCCCGAGCCGGACCGCAGCTGGGAAGCCGTCGTGGCCGCCGTCCGATCCCTGGTCGAACGCTGGGGCGTGCGGCTGGCGGTCGGCGTGCACGGCATACCGATGGGTGTCCCCCACACGCGTGATCTGACGGTGATCTCCCACGCCACCCGCCCCGAGCTGATCACCGAACGGTTCCCGCTGAGCCGCGTCCAGGTGCCCGGCAACCTCTCCGCGCTGCTGGAACTGCGCCTCGGCCAGGCAGGCCACGACGCGATGGGCTTCGCCGCGTACGTCCCGCACTACCTCGCGCAGAGCACCTACCCGCCCGCCGCCGTGGGCCTGCTCACCGCCGTCACCGCCGCGACCGACCTGATCATCGGCGCCGACCCCCTCCGCGAGGCCGCCCGCCTCGCCGAGGCCGAAGTCGCCCGCCAGGTCGCCGAGTCCCCTGAGATCGCCGAGGTCGTCGAAGCCCTGGAACGCCAGCACGACGCCTACGCCGAGTCCTCCCAGAACCTCCTGGTCCCCGACGGCGAACCCGTCCCCAGCGCCGACGAGCTCGGCGCCGAGTTCGAACGCTTCCTCGCCGAGCTCCCGCGCGACCCCTGA
- a CDS encoding helix-turn-helix domain-containing protein gives MDHDDVLDAVGPRLRALRRDRGISLADLAATTGVSESTLSRLESGQRRATLELLLPLARTYDVPLDDLVGAPRTGDPRVHLKPVHRFGMTFVPLSRRPGGVQAFKMIIPAELREPTPQTHDGSEWLYVLNGQLRLIVGERDLVLAPGEAAEFDTAVPHWLGSADGGVVELLVLFGPQGTRAHVRGGGNIERPRRAEQG, from the coding sequence GTGGACCACGACGACGTGCTCGATGCGGTGGGGCCGCGGTTGCGGGCGTTGCGTCGAGATCGCGGCATCTCCCTGGCCGACCTCGCGGCGACCACCGGGGTCTCGGAGAGCACTCTGTCGCGGCTGGAGAGCGGGCAGCGCCGGGCGACCCTGGAACTGCTGCTGCCGCTGGCCCGCACCTACGACGTCCCGCTCGACGACCTGGTCGGTGCCCCGCGCACCGGCGACCCCCGGGTCCACCTCAAGCCGGTGCACCGGTTCGGGATGACCTTCGTCCCGCTGTCGCGGCGGCCGGGCGGGGTGCAGGCGTTCAAGATGATCATCCCGGCCGAGCTGCGCGAACCGACCCCGCAGACGCACGACGGGTCCGAGTGGCTGTACGTGCTGAACGGGCAGTTGCGGCTGATTGTCGGCGAACGGGATCTGGTGTTGGCGCCGGGGGAGGCCGCCGAGTTCGACACGGCGGTGCCGCACTGGCTGGGCAGTGCCGACGGGGGAGTGGTCGAGCTGCTGGTTCTCTTCGGCCCCCAGGGGACCCGCGCGCACGTGCGCGGTGGTGGGAATATCGAGCGGCCCCGGCGCGCTGAGCAAGGGTGA